The Cloeon dipterum chromosome X, ieCloDipt1.1, whole genome shotgun sequence genome includes a window with the following:
- the LOC135946927 gene encoding caspase-1-like: MDSSENPELFSNSAQGSESERADGAIKSKSSPPVTGKKTLHEDKEDFYNMHHARRGRAVIFNQMNFKNDTKLFREGSDVDENNLKRAFEKNGFEAIVFRDCNKEEIDCFFDKYRTDPNLTDEDCLVICYLSHGVENEKLYTVKEGEFITVQELLDPFTAERCPQMAGKPKLVFVQACKGQKIDKGSKIQVDGIGKLRNYEQKTFNQQSFTIPNNADFFVAYSTCEGYASLRDTNDGSWFVQCLCKQLEKEETQSMSIFQWMTKVNRMVAMEQADNVPLMLGADQVILERVKQCSAFTSRLTKDLILAPKVTRRN, translated from the exons ATGGATTCATCGGAAAATCCCGAGCTGTTTTCCAACTCGGCGCAAGG AAGTGAATCTGAGAGAGCGGACGGAGCTATCAAGTCGAAAAGTTCGCCGCCTGTGACAGGCAAAAAAACCCTGCACGAAGACAAAGAAGACTTTTACAACATGCACCACGCAAGACGCGGAAGAGCGGTCATTTTCAACCAGATGAACTTCAAAAATGACACAAAACTGTTCAGAGAGGGAAGCGACGTAGACGAGAACAATTTGAAACGGGCATTTGAGAAAAACGGTTTTGAAGCCATTGTCTTCCGCGATTGTAACAAAGAGGAAATTGATTGCTTTTTTGACAAAT ACAGAACCGATCCGAATCTCACCGATGAAGACTGTTTGGTAATTTGCTATCTCTCACACGGAGTGGAAAACGAAAAACTGTACACGGTCAAAGAGGGTGAATTTATCACGGTACAAGAGCTCCTAGATCCTTTCACGGCAGAAAGGTGTCCTCAAATGGCAGGCAAGCCGAAATTAGTGTTCGTCCAG GCATGCAAAGGGCAAAAGATTGACAAGGGAAGCAAGATTCAGGTTGACGGGATAGGAAAATTACGGAATTATGAGCAGAAAACATTTAACCAACAAAGCTTCACAATCCCGAACAACGCAGATTTCTTTGTAGCGTACTCAACCTGCGAAG GTTACGCGTCCCTGCGGGACACGAATGACGGGAGCTGGTTCGTTCAATGTCTTTGCAAGCAACTGGAGAAAGAGGAAACGCAGAGCATGAGCATTTTCCAGTGGATGACCAAAGTGAACCGCATGGTCGCGATGGAACAAGCCGATAACGTTCCCTTAATGCTAGGGGCTGACCAGGTGATTCTTGAAAGGGTCAAGCAATGCTCGGCGTTCACCTCTCGACTGACAAAGGATTTGATTCTTGCACCGAAAGTCACCCGtagaaattaa